From one Candidatus Omnitrophota bacterium genomic stretch:
- a CDS encoding DUF5610 domain-containing protein — MLDPVSSTIANRSGPLSQTKPARDESRKIKESSPDKYAAAPKVKETDLLSLSIGIKSSVYSTAAVVNTPIPAAKTSQGDAVILSSDLNSDPAALKEAIDVVYDQVKSQLQKYYGQTAANAPDAVENADITPSENASAQELMEFFSPENTSQRIVGFATGFFGAYLQNHQDASREDKVNGFSDLIGGAVQQGFQEAEKILGHFDNLGEIGANIKKTYNLVMQGIEEFRQQYLNGYQIDGAETEDASASVDSTNPSSTVGE, encoded by the coding sequence ATGTTGGATCCAGTCAGTTCTACGATAGCGAATCGTTCGGGACCTTTATCCCAAACCAAACCGGCGCGGGACGAAAGCCGCAAGATCAAGGAATCTTCACCGGATAAATACGCCGCCGCCCCCAAAGTGAAGGAGACCGATTTGCTCTCTCTCTCCATAGGAATAAAAAGCAGCGTCTATTCAACGGCGGCTGTTGTAAATACTCCCATTCCAGCGGCGAAGACCTCCCAAGGCGACGCTGTAATATTGTCGTCCGATCTAAACAGCGATCCGGCAGCTCTGAAAGAAGCCATAGACGTTGTTTACGACCAAGTCAAATCGCAACTTCAGAAATACTACGGCCAGACGGCGGCGAACGCTCCGGACGCCGTGGAGAATGCGGATATAACGCCCTCGGAAAACGCCTCGGCGCAGGAGCTGATGGAATTCTTCAGCCCCGAAAATACTTCGCAGCGGATCGTAGGCTTCGCCACTGGTTTCTTCGGCGCTTACCTCCAGAATCATCAAGACGCCAGCCGGGAAGATAAAGTCAACGGTTTTTCGGACTTGATCGGCGGCGCCGTCCAGCAAGGCTTTCAAGAAGCGGAAAAAATTCTTGGCCATTTCGACAATCTCGGCGAAATCGGCGCCAATATCAAGAAGACGTATAACCTGGTTATGCAAGGCATCGAAGAATTCCGGCAGCAGTATTTGAACGGCTACCAAATCGACGGCGCCGAAACGGAAGACGCTTCAGCCAGCGTCGATTCCACGAACCCATCGTCGACGGTTGGGGAATAA
- a CDS encoding bifunctional phosphoglucose/phosphomannose isomerase, giving the protein MTHLLDNPDFRKTIDPQDMLGFVESFREQCVHGEALAREFILPHLGEIDRVVVCGMGGSAIGGDLLRAYANWKSPISIEIARNYSMPHSVGLKTLVIVSSYSGNTEETLSAYEEAKERGAFIQAITTGGEISRRCVEDGCPRLEIPSGYSPRAALGYSFLPLLVLFERWGWIENQTPKLAAMYKALEESQKLYGFDVPYEENPAKRMAEQLKDSIPVIYAGQDAFQPVAVRWRSQFNENAKTFAHDSALPEMNHNEILGWSHPQETLKHLKAIYLLDEGYHPQTLKRFQAMKQILAASGTEILEWQSRGEGLLARMMSTIHFGDYVSVYLAYLYHQDPTPIPAIDYLKAELAK; this is encoded by the coding sequence ATGACTCATCTTCTCGACAACCCCGACTTCCGGAAAACCATCGACCCTCAAGATATGCTCGGTTTCGTGGAATCGTTCCGGGAACAATGCGTTCACGGAGAAGCCTTGGCGCGCGAATTTATTCTGCCCCATCTAGGCGAGATCGATCGCGTCGTCGTCTGCGGCATGGGAGGCTCGGCCATTGGGGGGGATTTGCTGCGGGCTTACGCCAATTGGAAATCTCCCATCTCCATCGAAATCGCGCGCAATTATTCGATGCCCCATTCCGTCGGATTGAAAACCCTCGTCATCGTCAGTTCCTATTCGGGAAATACGGAAGAGACGCTCTCCGCTTACGAAGAAGCCAAAGAACGGGGCGCCTTCATCCAAGCCATAACCACCGGCGGCGAAATTTCCCGCCGCTGCGTCGAGGATGGATGTCCGCGTCTGGAAATACCTTCCGGATACTCGCCCCGGGCTGCGCTCGGCTATTCATTTCTTCCATTGCTGGTTCTCTTCGAGCGCTGGGGCTGGATCGAAAACCAAACGCCCAAGTTGGCGGCGATGTACAAAGCGCTGGAAGAATCGCAAAAACTCTATGGATTCGATGTTCCTTACGAGGAAAATCCCGCCAAGCGCATGGCGGAACAATTGAAGGATAGCATCCCCGTCATCTATGCGGGACAGGACGCTTTCCAACCCGTCGCCGTCCGCTGGCGCAGTCAATTCAATGAAAACGCCAAAACCTTCGCCCACGATTCCGCGCTGCCGGAAATGAACCACAATGAAATATTGGGGTGGAGCCATCCCCAGGAGACGCTGAAGCATCTCAAAGCGATTTACCTGCTGGACGAGGGATATCACCCGCAAACATTGAAGCGCTTTCAGGCGATGAAACAAATTCTCGCCGCGTCAGGAACGGAAATCCTGGAATGGCAAAGCCGGGGAGAAGGACTGCTGGCGCGCATGATGTCCACTATCCATTTCGGGGATTACGTCAGCGTCTATCTCGCCTATCTCTACCATCAAGATCCGACGCCGATCCCGGCCATTGACTATTTGAAAGCGGAATTGGCGAAATAA
- a CDS encoding GTPase domain-containing protein, with the protein MKIEFLRRQLEELNRDLAALTGMTPDALVFQSGEAEEDTLFLYGIMGGKDVGKTTLINQLAGSRISIDTDLLDEGTKTAVAYCHEKDQPTLRKRLMGEAGGRVLYAPHNRDELRNVVLLDFPDFDSRFETHRSDVRSLSRHLQGIVWIVTPRKYGDHEFADRLESIAQSNENYYIVLNKMDQLDGAADSETVRREIGNYLEKECRKRRLAPPEQDRLLLISAREPNRFDYNALYTRLIRRHSIEEILKAKAKNIQAEFDKNLARLSGRYALTEKIEEIDRHLENLQKTIGEQFGDEYCRTVLQRIQILEQMRRRISTNLFYRRIESWPILRHLCYPLAGIVSLAGRSLGSAPAGDGGAETPRDLLRFEGTTASARMQEIHLALRENLSISLGRMKAAHDYAQQVDREFGRLLNAYEEKVVQRAAAGISAPKGWKRFGVYFPLLWFPVLQPVLLHMAQREQHFFSLAGIGDMIAMAISLAGAGALLESAVFLLVFYTVWLIILFANGTRRVLREGAEEFGDSWFEEFIPWIAAELSRPLQEMRARWMELRMRLDHIRKEIDEEMLRIANS; encoded by the coding sequence ATGAAAATTGAATTTCTACGCCGGCAATTGGAAGAATTGAACCGCGATTTGGCGGCGCTGACCGGAATGACGCCGGACGCGCTCGTCTTTCAAAGCGGAGAGGCCGAAGAGGATACTTTGTTTCTCTACGGCATCATGGGCGGCAAGGACGTGGGCAAGACAACCCTCATCAACCAGCTGGCGGGCAGCCGCATCTCCATCGACACCGACTTGCTGGACGAAGGAACCAAAACCGCCGTCGCCTACTGCCATGAGAAAGATCAGCCTACGCTGCGCAAACGGCTCATGGGCGAAGCCGGAGGCCGCGTGTTGTACGCTCCGCACAACCGGGACGAATTGCGCAACGTGGTTCTGCTCGATTTTCCCGATTTCGACAGCCGCTTCGAAACCCATCGCAGCGATGTTCGGAGCCTTTCGCGCCATCTACAGGGCATCGTCTGGATCGTTACTCCCCGCAAATACGGCGACCACGAATTCGCAGACCGCCTTGAATCCATCGCGCAAAGCAACGAAAACTACTACATCGTCCTTAATAAAATGGATCAGCTGGACGGCGCCGCCGACTCCGAAACCGTACGCCGGGAAATAGGGAATTACTTGGAAAAAGAATGCCGCAAAAGGCGCCTGGCCCCGCCGGAACAGGACCGTCTGCTGCTGATTTCCGCGCGGGAACCGAATCGCTTCGATTACAACGCACTTTACACCCGCTTGATTCGCCGCCATTCGATCGAAGAGATTCTCAAAGCGAAGGCAAAAAACATTCAAGCGGAATTCGACAAGAATCTGGCTCGGCTATCCGGACGCTACGCCTTGACGGAAAAAATCGAAGAAATCGATCGGCATCTGGAAAATCTGCAAAAAACCATCGGCGAACAGTTTGGAGATGAATATTGCCGAACCGTGCTTCAGCGTATACAAATATTGGAACAGATGCGGCGGAGAATCAGTACGAACTTGTTTTATCGGCGAATCGAGAGCTGGCCTATCCTGCGCCACCTTTGCTATCCGCTGGCGGGAATCGTTTCGCTGGCGGGGCGCAGTCTCGGTTCCGCTCCAGCGGGAGACGGCGGCGCGGAAACGCCGCGCGACCTTTTGCGCTTCGAAGGAACCACGGCTTCGGCCCGGATGCAGGAAATCCATCTCGCGTTGAGAGAAAATCTATCTATATCCTTGGGCCGCATGAAAGCCGCGCACGATTACGCCCAACAGGTGGACAGGGAATTCGGCCGCCTCTTGAACGCTTATGAAGAAAAGGTCGTACAACGCGCTGCGGCGGGAATATCGGCGCCGAAGGGATGGAAACGGTTCGGAGTCTATTTTCCCCTGCTCTGGTTTCCGGTTTTGCAGCCGGTTTTGCTGCACATGGCGCAAAGGGAACAACATTTTTTCTCGCTGGCTGGGATCGGTGATATGATCGCCATGGCCATCTCCTTGGCGGGAGCGGGGGCATTATTGGAGAGCGCCGTATTTTTGCTTGTTTTTTATACCGTCTGGTTGATAATATTATTCGCTAATGGAACGCGCCGCGTCTTGCGGGAAGGAGCGGAAGAATTCGGCGACAGCTGGTTCGAGGAATTCATCCCTTGGATCGCCGCGGAATTGTCGCGTCCCCTGCAAGAAATGCGGGCGCGTTGGATGGAATTGCGAATGAGGTTGGATCATATCCGAAAAGAAATCGATGAAGAGATGCTTCGCATCGCGAATTCATGA
- a CDS encoding GTPase domain-containing protein, which translates to MSSERSNIEAAQTLVLSAERLRSFSFPEAAAEALLNLSALAALRAGLGVNRPVFAGFIGCTGTGKSTLFNSLAGRELSLTGWKTHNTRGPVMLGQDRFWRLVDELEKKLGKLLFPSLKREMVANGEKAAGAPGALLWTASSDPQWENTILIDLPDINTTLARDERLLAMQLMPWLDAAVFVVDDETLYHRDYESFAEPAATLQQSRFCVLNNRGLDQVDLNHRDLRESMRFFGVESIYVLPNIGRGKRFGCEPEFLRFREALRKVRHPAPLAPLFKNAAPLAQELLDENRRRREALQSLQESLSAEIQSSLAKEPPIELRKILHDDVIQALHHMGLKRFAVSNLYQFMKRTAKTGSLRESVQLAFGNRKDQILSHALHLDLKKLEEEVRQRLSDHRERLKNCILHHAESQGLMEIAPEFRAAALALNGSLAGSLSEAVQTFETQCRDLLASDSLKTSLKNDPLVALGVAAALAVDAFTLPGFGSWALAPSLFRYIPLGPFEKTKRKFQQNVNDIVRRTLLREIEQLNEIRRSIALEDADPILEALRTYSQNHEN; encoded by the coding sequence GGCGTAAACCGTCCCGTTTTCGCCGGTTTCATCGGCTGTACGGGAACGGGAAAATCGACTCTCTTCAATAGCCTGGCCGGCCGGGAATTGAGCCTTACCGGCTGGAAAACCCATAATACGCGCGGGCCGGTGATGTTGGGCCAGGATCGCTTTTGGCGCCTGGTGGACGAGTTGGAAAAGAAACTGGGGAAACTGCTTTTCCCTTCTCTGAAGCGCGAAATGGTCGCCAATGGAGAGAAAGCGGCCGGCGCTCCCGGAGCGCTGCTTTGGACGGCTTCTTCCGATCCGCAATGGGAAAACACAATCCTTATCGATCTGCCCGACATCAACACCACCCTGGCGCGCGACGAGCGGCTGTTGGCGATGCAGCTCATGCCCTGGCTGGATGCGGCGGTTTTCGTAGTCGACGACGAAACCCTTTATCATCGCGATTACGAATCCTTCGCCGAACCGGCGGCGACGCTGCAACAATCGCGTTTTTGCGTGTTGAACAACCGGGGATTGGATCAGGTGGATTTGAACCATCGCGATTTGCGCGAATCCATGCGTTTTTTCGGCGTAGAATCCATTTACGTATTGCCCAACATCGGCAGAGGCAAGCGTTTCGGATGCGAGCCGGAGTTTTTGCGTTTCCGGGAAGCGTTGCGCAAAGTCCGGCATCCTGCGCCGCTCGCTCCTCTCTTTAAGAACGCGGCCCCCCTGGCCCAAGAGTTGCTCGACGAAAATCGGAGGCGGCGGGAAGCGCTCCAATCCTTGCAAGAATCGCTTTCCGCCGAAATCCAATCTTCGCTGGCGAAAGAGCCACCCATCGAACTGCGCAAGATTCTGCATGACGATGTTATCCAAGCGCTGCATCATATGGGATTGAAGCGCTTCGCCGTCAGCAATCTTTATCAATTCATGAAGAGAACGGCGAAGACCGGCTCCCTGCGCGAAAGCGTTCAACTGGCTTTCGGTAATCGCAAGGACCAAATTCTTTCCCATGCGCTGCATCTGGATTTGAAAAAATTGGAAGAGGAAGTACGCCAGCGCCTGAGCGATCATCGCGAACGATTGAAAAATTGCATTCTGCATCATGCGGAAAGCCAAGGTCTCATGGAAATCGCGCCGGAATTCCGCGCCGCCGCCTTGGCTCTGAACGGCTCCCTCGCCGGTTCGTTGAGCGAGGCGGTGCAAACCTTCGAGACGCAATGCCGCGACCTGCTCGCTTCGGATAGTCTCAAAACTTCGTTGAAGAACGATCCACTGGTGGCCTTGGGCGTAGCGGCGGCGTTGGCGGTGGACGCTTTCACGCTGCCCGGATTCGGTTCCTGGGCGTTGGCGCCCAGTTTGTTCCGCTACATTCCTCTGGGACCCTTCGAAAAAACGAAGCGGAAATTTCAACAAAATGTCAACGATATCGTCCGGCGGACGCTCCTGCGCGAAATCGAACAATTGAACGAGATTCGCCGCTCCATCGCGCTGGAAGACGCCGATCCCATCCTGGAGGCGCTGAGGACCTACAGCCAAAACCATGAAAATTGA